From Domibacillus sp. DTU_2020_1001157_1_SI_ALB_TIR_016, a single genomic window includes:
- the bioB gene encoding biotin synthase BioB, translated as MSTWTQLAVQILGGYKLSEEEAENILTCPDEEVLQLLEGAFHLRRHYYGKKVKLNMIINTKSGLCPEDCGYCSQSSQSTAPIQKYRMMNREQIVAGAEKAHSLGANTYCIVASGRGPSKKELDTVTDAVKEIKNKYGMRICACLGLLKPEQAVQLKEAGVNRYNHNINTSKNHHESITTTHTYNDRTETVGRVKESGMSPCSGVIIGMGETNEDIINMAFSLRELDADSIPVNFLHAIPGTKLEDAKPLTPLFCLKVLALFRFINPSKEIRISGGREVNLRSVQPLGLYAANSIFLGSYLTTPGQEVTADHKMIEDMGFEIEQAHEQAPV; from the coding sequence ATGTCAACATGGACTCAATTAGCTGTACAGATTTTAGGAGGTTACAAGCTTTCGGAAGAGGAAGCAGAGAATATTTTAACGTGTCCTGATGAAGAGGTTTTGCAGCTGCTCGAGGGCGCTTTTCATCTTCGCCGCCATTATTACGGAAAGAAAGTCAAACTGAATATGATCATCAATACAAAATCCGGCTTATGTCCGGAGGATTGCGGCTATTGTTCTCAATCGTCCCAGTCAACGGCTCCAATCCAAAAATACCGGATGATGAACCGTGAACAAATTGTGGCCGGTGCCGAAAAAGCCCATTCCCTTGGCGCAAATACCTACTGCATCGTGGCGAGCGGAAGAGGACCGTCTAAAAAAGAACTCGATACTGTCACAGATGCGGTAAAAGAGATAAAAAACAAATATGGGATGCGCATTTGTGCATGCCTGGGACTCCTAAAACCGGAGCAGGCTGTACAGCTGAAAGAAGCAGGAGTGAACCGGTACAACCATAATATAAATACATCCAAAAACCATCACGAGTCGATTACGACTACTCATACATATAACGATCGTACAGAAACAGTCGGCCGCGTAAAAGAAAGCGGCATGTCCCCATGCTCCGGCGTCATTATCGGCATGGGTGAAACGAATGAAGACATTATCAATATGGCTTTTAGCCTGAGGGAGCTTGATGCTGACTCAATTCCGGTTAATTTCCTGCATGCTATACCGGGTACAAAGCTTGAGGACGCTAAGCCGCTTACGCCGCTTTTTTGCTTAAAAGTACTTGCGTTGTTCCGTTTTATCAATCCATCAAAAGAAATCCGGATTTCAGGCGGCCGGGAAGTGAATTTACGCTCCGTTCAGCCACTTGGCTTGTACGCTGCCAATTCTATTTTTTTAGGAAGCTATTTGACGACTCCCGGCCAGGAGGTCACAGCAGATCATAAAATGATTGAGGATATGGGATTTGAAATAGAGCAGGCGCACGAGCAGGCTCCTGTTTAA
- a CDS encoding MaoC family dehydratase N-terminal domain-containing protein: MKEKQELYRYSCTVDEEKVFAFKQAVSAADTGSEIPPTFLTVLDFHGGLSFQKLTELLQFDPACVLHGSQSYEYIKPIVPGDHIEAVVYMTGRTSKRGMTFAKLETVYLKENHPAVISRSTLIEQKGAAHV; the protein is encoded by the coding sequence ATGAAAGAAAAACAAGAGCTGTACCGGTATTCCTGCACGGTGGATGAGGAGAAAGTTTTTGCATTTAAACAAGCGGTTTCGGCTGCCGATACGGGGAGTGAGATACCGCCAACGTTTCTCACTGTACTTGATTTTCACGGCGGGTTGTCTTTTCAAAAATTGACGGAGCTTCTCCAGTTTGACCCTGCTTGTGTGCTGCACGGCAGCCAGTCTTATGAATACATAAAACCGATCGTTCCAGGTGACCACATTGAAGCCGTTGTGTATATGACAGGACGGACGTCCAAAAGAGGCATGACGTTTGCAAAGCTTGAAACGGTTTATTTAAAAGAAAACCATCCAGCCGTTATATCGCGTTCGACCTTGATTGAACAGAAGGGAGCAGCCCATGTTTAA
- the yidC gene encoding membrane protein insertase YidC, with amino-acid sequence MKKQLTIALTALSAALLSGCQSAQTEGHFFHDYLVNPFVELIHWLGEMFGSYGMAIIVITIAVRLILMPLMLNSMKKQAAMRHKMEKVKPQMTDIQARLKAAKTQEEQRKIQMEMMTLYKENDINPMAMGCLPMLLQLPVWTGLYYAITVSEDIKTHEFLWFRLGQPDIAMAVIAGIMYYVQFRLSMQTMPAEQQQQMKFIGLLSPIMILVFSFNAPAALPIYWSVSGLILIFQSWIGRKYYQNHPPAEESAK; translated from the coding sequence TTGAAAAAACAATTAACGATTGCGCTTACTGCTTTATCGGCCGCTTTGTTATCCGGCTGTCAAAGCGCACAAACAGAAGGCCATTTTTTCCATGATTACCTCGTGAATCCGTTCGTTGAACTGATTCACTGGCTCGGCGAAATGTTTGGCAGTTATGGAATGGCAATCATCGTCATTACCATTGCGGTACGATTGATTCTAATGCCGCTTATGCTGAATTCGATGAAAAAGCAGGCCGCCATGCGCCACAAGATGGAAAAAGTAAAACCGCAGATGACTGATATTCAAGCACGATTAAAAGCAGCTAAAACACAGGAAGAACAGCGGAAGATTCAAATGGAAATGATGACTCTTTACAAAGAAAATGACATCAATCCAATGGCTATGGGTTGCCTGCCGATGCTTTTACAGCTGCCGGTCTGGACAGGCCTTTATTACGCCATTACCGTCTCAGAAGATATAAAAACGCATGAATTCCTTTGGTTCCGTCTCGGACAGCCTGACATTGCCATGGCCGTTATTGCGGGTATTATGTACTATGTTCAATTCCGTCTGTCCATGCAGACAATGCCGGCTGAACAGCAGCAGCAAATGAAATTTATCGGCCTGCTGTCGCCGATTATGATTTTGGTTTTCTCGTTTAACGCACCAGCTGCCCTTCCTATTTATTGGAGCGTCAGCGGACTGATCCTTATTTTCCAATCATGGATCGGGCGCAAATATTATCAGAACCACCCGCCGGCTGAAGAATCAGCAAAATAA